One segment of Clavelina lepadiformis chromosome 2, kaClaLepa1.1, whole genome shotgun sequence DNA contains the following:
- the LOC143446117 gene encoding neo-calmodulin-like, translating to MEPKDLNVRKMSICILRRNSLPENQLETMHAVFHLFDQDRDGYINPDELKRALEASGYHLTDNELDEIIKEVDRNGDGKIDFAEFTRLTNARMRPKDEEFDDDQHYENAFKVFDKDGNGFIDRDELREVVRSITGDPTEEELDKLFEEADLNGDGRIDFKEFMQALTTF from the exons GGAACCGAAGGATTTGAATGTGCGAAAAATGTCAATTTGTATCCTTCGGCGAAACTCTCTCCCGGAAAACCAGTTGGAGACGATGCACGCTGTTTTCCACCTCTTTGACCAGGACAGAGACGGTTACATTAATCCCGATGAGTTGAAACGGGCACTGGAAGCATCCGGGTATCATTTAACTGATAATGAACttgatgaaattattaaaGAAGTGGACAGAAATGGAGATGGAAAGATAGATTTTGCCGAGTTCACACGTTTGACAAACGCAAGAATGAGACCGAAAGATGAAGAATTTGACGACGATCAACATTATGAAAACGCGTTCAAG GTGTTTGACAAAGATGGCAACGGCTTCATTGACCGTGATGAATTGCGCGAAGTTGTGAGAAGTATAACAGGAGATCCGACTGAAGAAGAACTGGACAAACTCTTCGAAGAAGCTGACTTGAACGGAGATGGCCGGATtgattttaaagaatttatgcAAGCTCTGACCACTTTCTAA
- the LOC143447312 gene encoding neo-calmodulin-like, giving the protein MEPKDLNVRKMSICILRRNSLPENQLETMHAVFHLFDQDRDGYINPDELKRALEASGYHLTDNELGEIIKEVDRNGDGKIDFAEFTRLTNARIKPKDEEFDDDQHYENAFKVFDKDGNGFIDRDELREVVRSITGDPTEEELDKLFEEADLNGDGRIDFKEFMQALTTF; this is encoded by the exons ATGGAACCGAAGGATTTGAATGTGCGAAAAATGTCAATTTGTATCCTTCGGCGAAACTCTCTCCCGGAAAACCAGTTGGAGACGATGCACGCTGTTTTCCACCTCTTTGACCAGGACAGAGACGGTTACATTAACCCCGATGAGTTGAAACGGGCACTGGAAGCATCCGGGTATCATTTAACTGATAATGAACTTGGTGAAATTATTAAAGAAGTGGACAGAAATGGAGATGGAAAGATAGATTTTGCCGAGTTTACACGTTTGACAAACGCAAGAATAAAACCGAAAGATGAAGAATTTGACGACGATCAACATTATGAAAACGCGTTCAAG GTGTTTGACAAAGACGGCAACGGCTTCATTGACCGTGATGAATTGCGCGAAGTTGTGAGAAGTATAACAGGAGATCCGACTGAAGAAGAACTGGACAAACTCTTCGAAGAAGCTGACTTGAACGGAGATGGCCGGATtgattttaaagaatttatgcAAGCTCTGACCACTTTCTAA
- the LOC143447313 gene encoding neo-calmodulin-like, with protein sequence MEPKDLNVRKMSICILRRNSLPENQLETMHAVFHLFDQDRDGYINPDELKRALEASGYHLTDNELDEIIKEVDRNGDGKIDFAEFTRLTNARIKPKDEEFDDDQHYENAFKVFDKDGNGFIDREELREVVRSIAGDPNEEELDKLFEEADLNGDGRIDFKEFMQALTTF encoded by the exons ATGGAACCGAAGGATTTGAATGTTCGAAAAATGTCAATTTGTATCCTTCGGCGAAACTCTCTCCCGGAAAACCAGTTGGAGACGATGCACGCTGTTTTCCACCTCTTTGACCAGGACAGAGACGGTTACATTAATCCCGATGAGTTGAAACGGGCACTGGAAGCATCCGGGTATCATTTAACTGATAATGAACttgatgaaattattaaaGAAGTGGACAGAAATGGAGATGGAAAGATAGATTTTGCCGAGTTCACACGTTTGACAAACGCAAGAATAAAACCGAAAGATGAAGAATTTGACGACGATCAACATTATGAAAACGCGTTCAAG GTGTTTGACAAAGATGGCAACGGCTTCATTGACCGTGAAGAATTGCGCGAAGTTGTAAGAAGTATAGCAGGAGATCCGAATGAAGAAGAATTGGACAAACTCTTCGAAGAAGCTGACTTGAACGGAGATGGCCGGATtgattttaaagaatttatgcAAGCTCTGACCACTTTCTAA
- the LOC143447146 gene encoding carbohydrate sulfotransferase 1-like yields the protein MAAAKHVKYFGIISFLLVIQFVTLFIFWNHKFNDKIKQNFLSISTTGLLTSTKPFCPPVITKRRPDVVILFTQMRSGSSILGELFNQRTDVTYLYEPVFPFDERPCERLYEDRIQVLRHISRCEFSPLAMLYKKAYNVTNRNDIHARCKIHNVCFTSKTQKVSHFLSRDAGMCEVANRVQICPEPLNATELSGYCKKSLLVAMKVIYVCKLEWIVPLLRDPEVNIKVIHLVRDPRATTNSRTEGGGGIDVAKNAGNIICERLIPNVQFADDVLMKDPTLRHKYMRIRHEDFALDPIGVSAKIYDFVGINFLDSMKSWLRKATSSENKNDLSLKNPQGTNRNSMAVLSRWKESLSFEKEKAVQEICKEVMPKLGYRLFNSENELRNISKLHFTTKNAD from the exons ATGGCAGCAGCTAAGCATGTAAAGTATTTTGGCATAATAAGCTTTCTTCTTGTGATCCAGTTTgtaactttgtttattttctggaACCACAAATTTAATGACAAAATTAAACAGAATTTTTTATCGATTTCCACCACAGGACTGCTGACGTCAACCAAACCATTTTGTCCACCTGTAATAACGAAAAGAAGACCTGACGTGGTGATTTTGTTTACTCAAATGCGCTCAGGCTCAAGTATACTCGGAGAACTCTTCAATCAACGCACTGACGTAACTTACTTGTACGAACCAGTCTTTCCTTTCGATGAACGACCATGTGAGAGACTTTACGAGGACAGGATACAAGTATTACGTCATATTTCCCGATGCGAATTTTCCCCGCTTGCTATGCTTTATAAAAAAGCTTATAACGTCACAAATCGCAACGACATTCACGCGAG ATGTAAAATCCATAATGTTTGCTTCACAAGCAAAACGCAAAAAGTCAGCCATTTTCTATCACGTGATGCTGGAATGTGTGAGGTAGCGAACCGTGTCCAGATCTGTCCGGAGCCATTAAACGCAACCGAACTGTCCGGTTACTGCAAGAAAAGCTTGTTAGTTGCGATGAAGGTGATTTATGTTTGCAAGTTGGAATGGATCGTTCCACTCCTTCGTGACCCCGAGGTCAATATCAAGGTCATTCATTTGGTGCGGGATCCGCGAGCTACAACTAATTCAAGAACTGAAGGCGGAGGCGGAATTGATGTTGCAAA AAACGCCGGCAACATCATTTGCGAGAGATTGATTCCCAACGTCCAGTTTGCTGATGACGTTTTGATGAAGGATCCGacattacgtcacaaataCATGAGAATACGTCACGAAGACTTTGCCTTGGATCCAATCGGAGTCTCTGCGaaaatttatgattttgttggaatCAATTTTCTTGATAGCATGAAGTCATGGTTACGTAAAGCTACGtcatcagaaaacaaaaatgatctttctttaaaaaatcCTCAAGGAACCAACCGGAATTCGATGGCGGTTTTGTCTCGTTGGAAAGAAAGTTTGTCCTTTGAAAAGGAGAAGGCAGTTCAAGAAATTTGCAAAGAGGTTATGCCCAAATTAGGTTATCGTCTCTTTAACTCAGAAAATGAGTTgagaaatatttccaaactgCATTTCACCACTAAAAATGCTGATTAG